The genomic interval GGGGAAAGCGGCGACAAGATGCTGACACGTTACGGGCTCGAAGAATACGTCGCCGATTGCGTGATCTTCCTCGACTTTCGCATCGAGGAGCAAATTTCTACCCGTCGCCTGCGTATTGTCAAGTACCGCGGCTCGTCTCACGGCTCCGATGAGTATCCTTTCCTGATAGACGAGAGCGGCGTTTCTATCCTGCCAATCACTTCCCTGGGGCTCGACTACCCCGTTTCCACGGAGCGCATCTCCACTGGCATCCCCAAGTTGGATGCCATGCTTGACGGGAAGGGGTACTACCGGGGCAGTACCATCCTCGTATCAGGTACAGCGGGTACAGGCAAAACAAGTTTGTCTGCTGCCTTTGCCGATGCCGCTTGCCGGCGAGGTGAGCGCTGTCTCTATTTTGCTTTCGAGGAATCGCCCAGCCAGATCATCAGGAACATGGGTTCAATCGGCATGAATCTCGCCCGGTGGGTGAAGAAGGGGCTTCTCAAGTTTCATTCAGCCCGGCCTTCGCTTTACGGCCTTGAGATGCATCTTGTCACCTTCCACAAGGTGATCAATGAGTTCAATCCCCAGGTTTTCATTGTAGACCCGATCAGCAACCTGAGCGCTGCGGGAAAAGCATCGGAGGTTAAATCCATATTAACGCGCCTGATCGACTATTTGAAAATGAAAAAGATATCTACTTTCCTTACCGACCTCACCCATTTTGGAGGCAGCCTTGAACACACAAGCGAGGAGATATCCTCTCTGATCGATACATGGCTTCTCCTCCGGGATATCGAACTCAATGGTGAACGCAACCGGGGCATCTACATTTTGAAGTCACGCGGCATGGCCCACTCCAACCAGATTCAGGAGTTCCTGCTCACGAACCAGGGCATTGACCTTATCGATATCTATACCGGTCTTGGCGAGGTATTAACCGGCAGTGCCAGGGCCTCCCAGGAAGCCAGGGAAAAGGCCGCTGAGTTGGTACGCCGGCATGAGGCGGATCGCAGGTTCCGCGAGCAGGAGTGCAAGAGGAATGTCCTGGAAACAAAAATCGCAGCCCTCCGTGCCGAGTTTGATGCGGAATCTGAAGAGTTGCATTTGATGGCGGAAGGAGAGCGAAAAAGACAAGCTGTTCTGGCAGAAGGTCGTTTAGAAATGGCGCATCTTCGCAAGGAGGGGACATTCAGCAGTCCGGCGAAGCGCTCGAAAAAAAAGAGAGAAAGGAGGGTAAAGTGAAAGCTGTCTCATCAGGAAAGAGGAAGAAAGCAAAGACCGATTTTACGGAAGGGGTCTGGAATCTCCGGTTGTATGTAGCCGGTCAGACCCCGAAATCAATTACGGCCTTTGCTAATTTAAAGAGGATCTGCGAAGAGCACCTTGCGGGTAAATACTGCATTGAAGTGATAGACCTTTTAAAGAATCCTCTGCTTGCTAAAGGTGACCAGATTATTGCCATACCTACACTGGTAAGGAAGCTCCCTGAACCGCTTAAAAAGATTATCGGAGATCTGGCTAACACAGAGCGCGTGCTGGTGGGACTCGACATTCGTTCTGTCTCCGGAGGATAAAATCAACCCTTCGACTATCTCCGGTCTCAAGCCCGGGGTTTGCTCAGGGTTGATACGGATCGGCACTTTTACCTCGTCCTGAAGGCCGGGGCTTGGCAACGTCGAAGTATCAATTTTGGAGTAACAGCCATGGAGAGGAACAGAGGTAAAACGAGCACTGAGAAATTCGAAAAAGCGGCGACGAAGTTAGGCCAGGCAAAGCACGTTTTTCGGCTGTATGTTACAGGGATGACCCCAAAGTCAACCCGGGCAATCGCCAATGTCCGGAAACTCTGCGAGACATACCTGGCAGGGCGCTACGAACTCAACGTGATAGACATCTACCAGCAGCCCAATCTGGCCAAGGAAGAGCAGATTATCGCCACCCCAACGCTCATCAAAAAACTCCCACTGCCATTCCGGAGGTTTATCGGCGACATGTCGGATACGGAAAGGTTTCTTGCAGGCATAGGTCTGGAACCCAAAGAATTCATGAGTACGAACCAATGAGCAAATCGTATAGAACACGACAACAACTTTTGGATGAGTTGCAGGAACTTACGTCGCGGATGATGGAAGCGGAGGAAACTCTGCGCGCTATCCGGGGCGGTGAGGTGGATGGACTGGTTGTCTCAACGGCGGAAGGAGAGCGGGTCTTTACACTATCGGGCGCCGAGCATCCTTACAGAGTCATGGTCGAAACCATGAACGAAGGGGCCGTCACTCTGGCCTCCGACGGCACGATCCTT from Candidatus Kuenenia stuttgartiensis carries:
- the kaiC gene encoding circadian clock protein KaiC — its product is MVKAKHDVAVLEKCPTGIRGLDEITKGGLPRGRTTLICGGAGSGKTLFAMEFLMRGVRDYGEPGVFMSFEETPEDLAKNFVSLGFDLPDMMSRGLIATDHVKIERSEVEETGEYDLEGLFIRLGSAIDSIGAKRVVLDTIEALFSGLSNAAIIRAELRRLFHWLKERGVTAIVTGESGDKMLTRYGLEEYVADCVIFLDFRIEEQISTRRLRIVKYRGSSHGSDEYPFLIDESGVSILPITSLGLDYPVSTERISTGIPKLDAMLDGKGYYRGSTILVSGTAGTGKTSLSAAFADAACRRGERCLYFAFEESPSQIIRNMGSIGMNLARWVKKGLLKFHSARPSLYGLEMHLVTFHKVINEFNPQVFIVDPISNLSAAGKASEVKSILTRLIDYLKMKKISTFLTDLTHFGGSLEHTSEEISSLIDTWLLLRDIELNGERNRGIYILKSRGMAHSNQIQEFLLTNQGIDLIDIYTGLGEVLTGSARASQEAREKAAELVRRHEADRRFREQECKRNVLETKIAALRAEFDAESEELHLMAEGERKRQAVLAEGRLEMAHLRKEGTFSSPAKRSKKKRERRVK
- a CDS encoding circadian clock KaiB family protein, with protein sequence MKAVSSGKRKKAKTDFTEGVWNLRLYVAGQTPKSITAFANLKRICEEHLAGKYCIEVIDLLKNPLLAKGDQIIAIPTLVRKLPEPLKKIIGDLANTERVLVGLDIRSVSGG
- a CDS encoding circadian clock KaiB family protein, with amino-acid sequence MERNRGKTSTEKFEKAATKLGQAKHVFRLYVTGMTPKSTRAIANVRKLCETYLAGRYELNVIDIYQQPNLAKEEQIIATPTLIKKLPLPFRRFIGDMSDTERFLAGIGLEPKEFMSTNQ